The following proteins are co-located in the Numida meleagris isolate 19003 breed g44 Domestic line chromosome 8, NumMel1.0, whole genome shotgun sequence genome:
- the LOC110403462 gene encoding uncharacterized protein LOC110403462: MWRDSEVVGVTTDTVVLSGRAMASTAGFAAVFYSEPAVLGLLANVVSAFLLCLQNFATAHTGLRPQGAEDVLAGVHLILIGGFVQLLAGFLAFRKYDHLGGAAFLTFSALWSSYGATRIISASYPPLQNITLSSEKASDLLSSTMTHLSTSQSAVAGLVAYISISFILSFCSATVNYIMPFIFGAIALALVFEAVALFGQWALIVSGVIELVIVLCGLYGAVALLLKGITQRYILPGFGHPLFNVLLLGSAQKSSSKAIGEEKKKNTKYAEPMALGNICDTVSPFIFAFYFFGYMKTFCVGAAWISIISSCQLLSSFYSYLRGDVYYTTKFGVHSLFWLVMSWEEFVLTTFLEPGKAQESRVGMFGGWFFLVVACMLFLMSTHKDTLEMLQNASFVILTSAFIHQIPVSGAYPFLGAACSLCTALSMYATFASLINSIGEKALIPVGKQAMSSSALQTTLMAAKICFTRSKNLPNGTKAEVPDALFYICNGLAAVSAIQGTLSDPSRQQLSIPSVLIPGTIVQLYVSRIQVQGGRRFGCILPFCYAAFWGAWTWLRFAGHLMNIGVGNSEGFTAGAIAFLVLNAFLIILASTFNVVLLCMTLVAELLSICFLLFTLENLPLPFEIVMLCIFSIICFYGATASLANSMFGKDLMMMGPSLFTAQSSKKDTEDLPPCICPKSYCTSGLRTIADLLNTGAVCGVPTDTVYALAASCRHPQAIEKVYRIKDRPQEKPICIFISNLDQLRAAAPPISPLLWEFMENVYPGGVGCIIKKGEWLKKLGVGEGYSRVGTQDSIMIRVPDLTVLVHLIDMTGPLAITSANPSGEVDSTHHDMVISRLGHKLEGVLCDGESDEVVASTVVNCTRIDESGITILREGCIPAGKVMQIFERVKNRAV, translated from the exons ATGTGGAGAGACAGTGAGGTTGTGGGGGTGACCACTGACACTGTTGTTTTGTCTGGAAGGGCCATGGCGAGCACGGCGGGTTTTGCAGCTGTCTTCTACAGTGAGCCGGCTGTGTTGGGGCTCCTGGCAAACGTCGTCAGCgccttcctcctctgcctgcagaacTTTGCCACAGCGCACACAGGCCTCAGGCCGCAGGGAGCAGAGGATGTCCTCGCAG GTGTCCACCTCATCCTGATTGGAGGCTTtgtccagctcctggcaggaTTTCTTGCCTTCCGGAAGTACGACCATCTTGGAGGCGCAGCCTTTCTCaccttctctgctctgtggaGTAGCTACGGGGCCACACGCATCATTTCAGCTTCTTATCCTCCCTTGCAGAACATAACTCTATCCTCGGAGAAAGCCAGTGACCTCCTGTCCTCCACCATGACACACCTCTCTACTAGCCAAAGTGCGGTGGCAGGGCTTGTGGCCTACATCTCCATTTCCTTTATTCTCTCCTTCTGCTCAGCCACAGTGAACTACATCATGCCTTTCATATTTGGGGCCATTGCTCTTGCCTTGGTGTTTGAGGCTGTTGCACTGTTTGGCCAGTGGGCCCTGATAGTGTCAGGTGTCATTGAGCTTGTCATTGTCCTGTGCGGGTTGTATGGTGCTGTGGCTCTCCTGTTGAAGGGCATCACACAACGGTACATCCTTCCAGGCTTTGGACATCCCCTCTTCAATGTCTTGCTACTGGGGTCAGCACAGAAGAGCTCTTCCAAGGCCattggggaagagaagaaaaagaatacaaagtATGCTGAGCCAATGGCCCTAGGCAACATCTGTGATACTGTCTCTCCATTTATATTCGCTTTTTACTTCTTTGGGTACATGAAGACCTTCTGTGTTGGAGCAGCGTGGATATCCATCATCTCCAGCTGCCAACTTCTCTCTAGCTTCTACAGCTATCTCAGAGGTGATGTCTACTACACTACCAAGTTTGGTGTCCACAGCCTCTTTTGGCTGGTAATGTCTTGGGAAGAGTTTGTACTCACCACCTTCCTTGAGCCAGGCAAAGCTCAGGAGAGCAGGGTGGGAATGTTTGGAGGGTGGTTCTTCTTGGTTGTTGCCTGCATGCTGTTTCTGATGTCAACCCACAAAGACACCCTGGAGATGTTGCAAAATGCCTCTTTCGTCATCCTCACGTCTGCCTTCATCCATCAGATCCCAGTGTCGGGTGCTTATCCATTCCTTGGGGCTGCCTGTAGTCTCTGCACTGCTCTCTCGATGTATGCCACTTTTGCCAGCCTTATCAACTCCATCGGGGAGAAGGCTTTGATTCCAGTTGGCAAACAAGCTATGTCCAGTTCAGCTCTTCAAACCACACTGATGGCTGCCAAAATCTGCTTCACTAGGTCCAAGAACCTCCCAAATGGCACCAAGGCTGAAGTGCCAGATGCCTTGTTCTACATCTGCAATGGCCTGGCAGCAGTCTCTGCCATCCAGGGTACTCTCAGTGACCCCAGCAGACAGCAACTCTCCATACCCTCTGTGCTCATCCCAGGAACCATAGTGCAGCTGTACGTCAGCAGGATCCAAGTTCAAGGAGGCAGAAGGTTTGGTTGCATTCTCCCATTCTGCTATGCTGCCTTTTGGGGAGCATGGACCTGGCTTCGGTTTGCAG GCCACCTGATGAACATTGGTGTGGGGAACAGTGAAGGATTTACTGCTGGTGCTATTGCCTTCTTGGTgcttaatgcttttttaattattttag CTTCCACTTTTAATGTGGTGCTTCTCTGCATGACCCTGGTAGCTGAGCTCCtgagcatttgttttctgctcttcacaCTTGAGAACCTCCCTTTGCCATTTGAAA ttgtaatGTTATGCATCTTCAGCATCATCTGCTTCTATGGAGCAACAGCATCACTTGCAAACAGCATGTTTGGGAAGGACCTCATGATGATGGGACCCTCTCTGTTCACA GCTCAGAGCTCtaagaaagacactgaagatCTCCCACCCTGCATCTGCCCCAAGTCCTACTGTACCAGTGGCCTGAGGACCATCGCTGACTTGCTGAACACAGGGGCGGTGTGTGGGGTCCCGACAGACACTGTGTATGCTTTGGCAGCCTCCTGCAGACACCCTCAAGCCATCGAGAAAGTCTACAGAATCAAG gaCAGGCCTCAAGAGAAGCCTATCTGCATCTTCATTTCAAACTTGGATCAGCTGCGAGCAGCTGCTCCCCCCATCAGCCCACTGCTCTGGGAATTCATGGAAAACGTTTACCCTGGTGGCGTTGGCTGCATTATCAAGAAAGGAGAGTGGCTGAAGAAGTTAG GGGTTGGAGAAGGCTACAGCAGAGTGGGAACTCAAGACAGCATAATGATCAGAGTGCCTGACCTGACTGTCCTGGTGCACCTCATTGACATGACGGGACCTTTGGCAATCACATCTGCTAATCCCAGTGGAGAGGTAGACAGCACACATCATGACATGGTCATCTC GCGTCTTGGCCATAAGCTGGAGGGTGTTCTCTGTGATGGAGAATCTGATGAGGTGGTAGCATCAACTGTGGTCAACTGCACAAGGATTGATGAAA GTGGCATCACCATCTTGAGAGAAGGCTGCATACCAGCAGGCAAAGTGATGCAGATATTTGAAAGAGTGAAGAACAGAGCAGTCTGA
- the LOC110403338 gene encoding cis-aconitate decarboxylase-like, whose amino-acid sequence MLNVPRKHYWTKNKAVAFPHGPQVHLGMKVPDVPWKPQPTVQICIEISMNRQHTAGNIAQLAICKEESYEKIQPNDNTMDPPPLSFGAAVVARSAPEETVTSSFASFIHAVRPEHLSKIVRHRSKRMILDSIGVGLVGSTTHVFDIALKYCLELYSSVAVSNVYGKPGVKLSPTLAAFTNGVATHSMDFDDTWHPATHPSGAVLPALLAASQMLPLNSKPNGLDFLLAFNVGLEVQGRLMHFSTEAHNIPKRFHPPSVVGTMGSAAATAKLLSLSMAQCTHALGIAASLAGAPMANAATQAKPLHIGNATRLGFEAALLAARGMEANPFILDDISGCSGFSAFYSIYQPKPLSTPSEHHEFLLEKQDIAFKRFPAHLGMHWVVDAALSVRNLFINYAGSFSPSLIRTIVLKIPVSKYINRPFPNSEHQARHSFQFNACTALLDGEVGLSSFTESSIHRQELRELLHKVVVEHPEDNVANFDKMYGEVALLLNSGDVLTGKCDTFYGHWRKPLSRESLLKKFRSNASHVIPDEKVETIITMVDNLENLSDSSQLACSL is encoded by the exons ATGTTAAATGTCCCCAGGAAACACTACTGGacaaagaacaaagctgtgGCATTTCCCCATGGTCCACAGGTTCATTTGGGAATGAAAGTCCCCGATGTTCCCTGGAAGCCCCAGCCCACAGTTCAGATCTGCATTGAGATCTCAATGAACCGGCAGCACACGGCAGGCAACATCGCGCAGCTGGCTATTTGCAAGGAGGAGAGTTACGAAAAGATTCAGCCAAATGATAATACAATGgat ccccctcctctctcttttgGTGCTGCAGTGGTGGCCAGGAGTGCTCCGGAGGAGACCGTGACCAGCAGCTTTGCCTCCTTCATCCACGCGGTTCGACCTGAGCACCTGTCCAAGATCGTCCGTCACAGAAGCAAGAGGATGATCCTTGACAGCATTGGAGTTGGCCTTGTGGGCAGCACAACGCATGTGTTTGATATTGCTCTGAAGTACTGCCTG GAGCTGTACTCTTCAGTTGCTGTGAGCAATGTCTATGGCAAGCCTGGTGTGAAGCTATCCCCGACTCTGGCTGCGTTCACTAATGGCGTTGCG ACTCACTCCATGGACTTTGACGACACCTGGCACCCTGCTACTCACCCATCGGGGGCTGTTCTGCCAGCACTGCTAGCAGCTTCTCAGATGCTACCTCTGAACTCCAAACCCAATGGCCTGGATTTCCTGCTGGCATTTAATGTGGGTCTGGAAGTGCAAGGAAGGCTCATGCATTTCTCCACTGAGGCTCACAACATTCCCAAAAG GTTCCACCCTCCTTCAGTGGTCGGTACtatgggcagtgctgcagccactgcaaaGCTGCTCTCTCTCAGCATGGCCCAGTGCACCCATGCCTTGGGCATTGCTGCCTCGCTTGCAGGAGCACCCATGGCAAATGCTGCCACACAAGCCAAGCCATTGCATATTGGGAATGCCACCCGCCTGGGCTTTGAAGCAGCGCTGCTGGCTGCCCGAGGAATGGAAGCTAACCCTTTCATTCTGGATGATATCTCTGGTTGCTCTGGATTCAGTGCTTTTTACAGCATCTATCAACCCAAACCACTGTCCACACCAAGTGAGCATCATGAGTTCCTCTTGGAGAAGCAGGATATTGCTTTTAAGCGATTCCCAGCCCACCTGGGGATGCACTGGGTCGTGGATGCTGCCTTGTCTGTTCGGAACCTCTTCATCAATTATGCAGGgtccttctctccctctttgaTCCGTACCATTGTGCTGAAGATCCCAGTGTCAAAGTACATCAATAGGCCTTTCCCCAACTCTGAACACCAGGCCAGACACTCCTTCCAGTTCAATGCCTGTACAGCCTTGCTGGATGGAGAAGTGGGCCTCAGCTccttcacagaaagcagcatcCACCGGCAGGAGCTGAGGGAACTGCTCCACAAAGTGGTAGTGGAGCACCCTGAAGATAACGTGGCCAACTTTGACAAAATGTATGGAGAGGTGGCACTGCTCCTGAACAGTGGGGATGTCCTGACAGGCAAATGTGACACTTTCTATGGGCACTGGAGGAAGCCTCTAAGCAGGGAATCACTCCTGAAGAAGTTTCGATCCAATGCCTCTCACGTGATTCCAGATGAAAAGGTAGAAACCATCATCACTATGGTGGACAATCTGGAGAACCTGTCAGATAGCTCCCAGTTGGCCTGTAGCCTGTGA
- the GLOD5 gene encoding glyoxalase domain-containing protein 5, with translation MMSWKEKSMRPPPCFIQRLDHLVLTVKSIDDTVAFYSKVLGMEVVTFKGNRKALRFGNQKFNLHEVGKEFEPKARCPVPGSADICLITDAPLDQLLGHLKACGVFIEEGPVARTGAVGPITSVYFRDPDENLIEVSRYITDKSEASGGEP, from the exons ATGATGTCCTGGAAGGAGAAGAGTATGAGACCACCCCCATGTTTCATCCAGCGCCTGGACCACCTTGTGTTGACTGTTAAGAGTATTGATGACACTGTTGCCTTTTATTCCAAAGTCCTGGGCATGGAAGTGGTGACTTTCAAG GGAAATCGCAAAGCTTTACGTTTTGGCAACCAGAAGTTTAACCTGCATGAAGTTGGGAAGGAGTTTGAACCGAAAGCTCGATGTCCGGTCCCTGGCTCTGCAGACATCTGCCTTATCACAGACGCACCCCTGGACCAGCTCCTGGGTCATCTGAAG GCTTGTGGAGTGTTCATTGAAGAAGGTCCCGTGGCCAGGACTGGTGCTGTGGGACCAATAACATCTGTATACTTCCGAGACCCTGATGAGAATCTGATTGAGGTTTCTAGGTACATCACAGATAAGAGTGAAGCCAGTGGAGGGGAACCCTAA